The following are from one region of the Penaeus chinensis breed Huanghai No. 1 chromosome 5, ASM1920278v2, whole genome shotgun sequence genome:
- the LOC125025975 gene encoding putative uncharacterized protein YGR160W gives MKPSIFYTRQYDAGVPEESEDENLESEDDDYDPENDTEAPEDEERDDDTDEDESEEEPVPSTSNKGKPVVRRTID, from the coding sequence ATGAAGCCCTCAATCTTCTATACCCGCCAGTATGATGCTGGTGTGCCAGAGGAGTCTGAAGATGAAAATTTAGagagtgaagatgatgattatgacccTGAAAACGACACAGAAGCTCctgaggatgaagaaagagatgatgataCAGACGAAGATGAAAGTGAAGAGGAGCCAGTTCCAAGCACCTCTAATAAAGGAAAGCCAGTAGTTAGAAGAACTATTGACTGA
- the LOC125025708 gene encoding uncharacterized protein LOC125025708 gives MGNPLDEESTNFLRVTVVLLKGGKKVLYKVYIWGCAKPLHVPLKEYLLSKGMTSRMYKTRFHSTQREIIEADPSGASYDITLLYQCIRTACNNVAVEDNEWTIPSDTLEYFIYQIKDQRNSLAHGATTDIDVQEMISKIEGLRLLFLKTLQLAGKRFNKDHEVTFVENELNKMINRIRDESDRFTKALAAQRKQLREILVTEGGKELREHYNFYTEVDPSSFLWKKKKPKVTSVFTKLELVQESADSIREEPRLENLLKIKKHGEIPQVILLEGVAGSGKSTVTSLLIADWCSKGGKISGLQDFELLLHIQCRNPHVSSFLGVLLFLFQKTSGRMKEDDLIRSVLMSKVFFVIDGLDEANNASQKLLREILQMHIKEKNHNIRLICTTRPQSVEQFLRLLPEETSVIHLKIVGIPVEEQSKFIARYHEQLKCGENSQQDIKELLSYIQSTSQISEHFRLPLNLVFLTYLWMFSAKSFSQLYSATNLYMEILQLTKKKLIARLQSHLHYLDPEEIRIKCENFLEVMYQESLLALCQNSVLLSTVGTEVLKNKCKSLRLPSTEVLSGFFTFAKTWTGKSYREEFSFPHKGLQDFYAALAIIASITQKEDKDLLENVRSGIIKVLAKNNISSKISSEIVSATESILIASSSKPKHILSILEDLHRDDPSPLQINKYQNVLFHLVGLLKNDGENTLQKHAEELIGLLNKSGVKDSEQWLDILAEVDCAPVMMEEVVKFMPTHRWSVRDGHLKSALMLFPKVPVRQVDFLIEKNPYSVPYLKEMLQQVASTNCEIQLNLHYHWQHPEAESSDEILEYIKPLQSQSGCRLIKFMGSLDNLSQLSPHKKLEQVYIAFGKSFAESAVGSQDVLKTLRNMDYLYINILAGLPIEKLPILPETRFPIDLWLTHVDDSHEEWIKAVASKFKLSTQVWSIRFPRSNLTEKGCVYLFGALKDMNIGKDGVWVSSPHITTESAEKLKQIFLKLVKTPFRRVDDVSIWSF, from the exons ATGGGGAACCCTTTGGATGAAGAAAGCACCAACTTTTTGCGTGTTACTGTTGTTTTGCTCAAAGGTGGGAAGAAGGTATTGTATAAGGTTTACATATGGGGATGTGCTAAACCATTGCATGTTCCTTTGAAAGAATACCTTTTATCCAAAGGCATGACAAGTAGAATGTACAAAACTCGCTTTCATAGTACCCAGAGGGAAATCATTGAAGCTGATCCTAGCGGAGCATCTTATGACATTACATTACTCTACCAGTGCATCCGGACAGCATGCAATAATGTTGCAGTGGAGGATAATGAATGGACCATACCAAGTGATACCCTAGAGTATTTTATCTATCAGATTAAAGATCAGAGGAATTCTCTTGCTCATGGCGCAACCACTGATATAGATGTGCAAGAAATGATCAGCAAGATTGAAGGTTTAAGGCTCTTATTTCTGAAGACATTGCAGTTGGCAGGCAAAAGATTCAACAAGGATCATGAAGTTACCTTTGTAGAGAATGAACTGAACAAAATGATCAACAGAATCAGGGATGAATCTGATCGATTCACAAAGGCATTAGCAGCTCAGAGAAAACAACTCAGAGAAATTTTGGTTACTGAAGGTGGGAAAGAGCTGAGggaacattataatttttacacaGAAGTGGATCCTAGTTCATtcttatggaaaaaaaagaaaccaaaagtgACCTCAGTTTTCACGAAGCTTGAGTTAGTTCAGGAGTCTGCTGACAGTATTAGAGAAGAACCAAGATTAGAGAATCttttaaagataaaaaagcaTGGAGAAATTCCACAAGTTATTCTTCTAGAAGGAGTAGCTGGTTCTGGAAAGAGCACTGTCACCTCACTCCTTATTGCTGATTGGTGTTCAAAGGGTGGAAAGATTAGTGGTCTTCAAGATTTTGAGCTTTTGCTTCATATTCAGTGCCGCAATCCCCATGTTTCAAGTTTCTTGGgggtattattgtttcttttccagAAGACTTCTGGTCGAATGAAAGAAGATGACCTAATAAGATCAGTGCTAATGTCAAAAGTGTTTTTTGTCATTGATGGTTTGGATGAAGCAAATAATGCATCACAGAAACTTCTCAGAGAGATATTACAGATGCACATCAAAGAGAAGAATCATAACATTAGATTGATATGTACAACTAGACCACAGAGTGTAGAGCAGTTTCTTAGATTGCTCCCTGAGGAAACTTCAGTAATTCACTTGAAAATTGTTGGTATCCCTGTAGAAGAACAGTCAAAATTCATTGCCAGATATCATGAACAGTTGAAATGTGGAGAAAACAGTCAACAGGATATCAAAGAACTTTTAAGTTATATTCAATCCACATCACAGATTTCAGAACATTTTCGGCTTCCACTTAACCTAGTGTTCTTGACATACCTTTGGATGTTCTCAGCAAAGTCATTTAGTCAGTTATATTCAGCAACAAATCTTTACATGGAAATTTTGCAGCTGACGAAGAAGAAGCTTATAGCTCGGCTTCAGTCTCATCTTCATTACCTGGATCCTGAGGAAATTAGAATTAAGTGTGAAAATTTTCTTGAAGTGATGTATCAGGAAAGTCTTCTGGCTTTGTGCCAAAATTCAGTTCTCCTAAGCACTGTGGGCACTGAAGTCCTTAAGAATAAATGCAAAAGCTTAAGATTGCCTTCAACTGAAGTTTTATCAGGATTTTTTACCTTCGCAAAGACTTGGACAGGAAAAAGTTATAGAGAAGAGTTTTCCTTTCCACATAAAGGACTACAAGATTTTTATGCAGCACTAGCAATTATTGCTTCAATTACTCAAAAGGAAGACAAGGATTTGTTGGAGAATGTGAGAAGTGGAATTATAAAAGTTCTTGCAAAGAATAACATTTCATCAAAAATATCATCAGAAATAGTGTCTGCAACAGAGAGTATTTTGATTGCATCATCATCAAAACCAAAACACATTCTGTCCATCTTGGAAGACCTTCACAGGGATGATCCTTCGCCtctacagataaacaaatatcagAATGTTCTTTTTCATTTGGTAGGACTGCTAAAAAATGATGGAGAAAATACATTACAAAAGCATGCTGAAGAATTAATTGGATTGTTAAATAAATCTGGAGTGAAGGATTCAGAGCAGTGGTTGGACATTTTAGCAGAAGTAGACTGTGCCCCAGTAATGATGGAAGAAGTGGTTAAGTTCATGCCTACACACAGATGGAGTGTTCGAGATGGACACCTGAAAAGTGCACTGATGCTTTTTCCAAAGGTCCCAGTCAGACAAGTTGATTTCTTGATAGAGAAAAACCCATATTCTGTTCCCTACCTGAAAGAAATGCTTCAGCAGGTTGCTTCTACCAATTGTGAAATCCAATTGAACTTACACTATCACTGGCAGCACCCAGAAGCAGAATCATCAGATGAGATTCTTGAATATATAAAACCTCTTCAAAGTCAATCagg ATGCAGATTGATCAAGTTCATGGGTTCCTTGGATAACCTTTCCCAGCTGAGTCCGCACAAGAAGTTGGAGCAGGTTTATATTGCTTTTGGAAAATCTTTTGCCGAGTCTGCAGTGGGCTCGCAGGATGTCCTGAAGACTCTGAGGAATATGGATTACTTAT aTATCAATATTTTAGCTGGTCTACCTATCGAGAAGCTCCCTATTCTCCCAGAAACAAGATTCCCAATTGATTTATGGCTGACACACGTGGATGATTCACATGAAGAGTGGATTAAGGCCGTTGCATCCAAGTTTAAACTCTCAAC GCAAGTTTGGAGCATCAGATTTCCAAGAAGCAACTTAACTGAAAAaggctgtgtttatttgtttggagCACTTAAAGACATGAATATTGGTAAGGATGGAGTGTGGGTCAGCTCTCCTCATATAACAACAGAAAGTGCCGAAAAACTCAAGCAAATATTTTTGAAACTGGTAAAAACGCCCTTCAGAAG